A single genomic interval of Halorubrum aethiopicum harbors:
- a CDS encoding DUF7261 family protein — protein sequence MADVSLGPPDGKRLREADRGQLLVVAGLVMAVSLVALVVLLNATIFTENLATRGIETADGETADVRATAVGSVGELIDATNRADPDSHDAANDTVREGVADLDERMARSYAERGGVVHLETDESRMTEGWHLSTAGNATSLANATGATAYAFVDGIDRTRGFSLSLSVDDLATTTPSNATGEAFHVAFDGPALSESREVYVYRNGSGDVVVANGTAGGDPDVRCSTAAASGEDVALDLTDERLGDAACPGLWPAELVVPTDGYAIRFGNADAADGTATATVRPRPAGSDPGADHGGVSPAVYDATVDLRYRTADLRFETTVRVAPGEPRA from the coding sequence ATGGCGGATGTGAGTCTTGGTCCTCCCGACGGGAAGCGGCTTCGCGAAGCCGACCGCGGCCAGCTGCTGGTGGTCGCCGGACTCGTGATGGCGGTCTCGCTCGTCGCGCTCGTCGTCCTGTTGAACGCGACGATATTCACCGAGAACCTCGCGACTCGGGGGATCGAGACCGCGGACGGCGAGACCGCCGACGTCAGAGCGACCGCGGTCGGGAGCGTCGGGGAGCTGATCGACGCGACGAACCGCGCGGACCCGGATTCACACGATGCCGCGAACGACACCGTCCGCGAGGGCGTCGCCGATCTGGACGAACGGATGGCGCGGAGCTACGCGGAGCGGGGCGGCGTGGTCCACCTCGAGACCGACGAATCCCGGATGACCGAGGGATGGCACCTCTCTACCGCGGGCAACGCCACGTCGCTCGCGAACGCCACGGGCGCGACGGCGTACGCGTTCGTCGACGGGATCGACCGGACGCGGGGGTTCTCGCTGTCGCTCTCCGTCGACGACCTCGCGACGACGACCCCGAGCAACGCGACCGGCGAGGCGTTCCACGTCGCCTTCGACGGGCCCGCGCTCTCGGAGAGTCGGGAAGTGTACGTCTACCGGAACGGCTCCGGCGACGTCGTCGTCGCGAACGGGACCGCCGGCGGCGACCCGGACGTTCGGTGCTCGACCGCGGCCGCGTCGGGCGAGGACGTGGCACTCGATCTCACCGACGAGCGGCTCGGCGACGCCGCCTGTCCGGGACTCTGGCCCGCGGAGCTGGTCGTTCCGACCGACGGGTACGCGATCCGGTTCGGGAACGCCGACGCGGCCGACGGGACCGCGACCGCGACCGTCCGACCGCGGCCGGCGGGGTCGGATCCCGGAGCCGACCACGGCGGGGTCTCGCCCGCCGTCTACGACGCCACGGTCGACCTCCGCTACCGGACGGCCGACCTCCGGTTCGAAACCACCGTTCGGGTCGCTCCGGGTGAGCCGCGTGCGTGA